A window from Drosophila nasuta strain 15112-1781.00 chromosome 3, ASM2355853v1, whole genome shotgun sequence encodes these proteins:
- the LOC132790378 gene encoding hemicentin-2, producing MRAATWMLLICLLIGLFNSDFCGASPIEDVAYDDYRNDDNFDYDGEDSGTEAPLVAVEEVNAPPYFEQEEIFVKAKPGDDVILNCDARNFDITNVALWYKKDQIVSNGPNAINNRFEALRNNSLRLAGVTPEDGGDYYCAILPQNVRQHTMLTVAARLSILCDDRDVTDRSQTFKQGDHHRLVCQTFLPTKTDIKWSLNGQRLTSAGDPASGVIVLDNVDEEDAGVYQCLGDDGSNDPPHGMINVDVQYSPKVSTHRHHVNTQEGGSAEIYCDYRANPIAISFFIKDGKTLSLSDKYSIKNSLHKQHNRTTLIVKNTDDSDLGEYLCHVENSIGSNEVRVQLSYAPETPQFENSTIEGNKVTMHWLVRSLQPLSEAVLDYKLSKSIHWSTVSMIKTQHHNHDKESGIWKITHEMELTPGLWHVRVKTKNTVGWSNFAPNHDVIIKDPEDSSVETPPEDLVRAGFGIGGGDSEEKKNAACTFSLVPALIMSAGSIALLRL from the exons ACTTTTGTGGTGCGTCACCAATTGAAGATGTGGCCTATGACGACTACAGGAATGATGATAACTTTGATTACGACGGAGAAGACTCTGGAACAGAGGCCCCTCTGGTAGCCGTTGAGGAAGTCAATGCACCGCCATACTTTGAGCAGGAAGAGATCTTTGTTAAAGCCAAGCCCGGAGATGATGTGATTCTCAATTGTGATGCCCGAAACTTTGACA TCACAAATGTGGCACTGTGGTACAAGAAGGATCAAATAGTCTCGAATGGACCGAATGCGATCAACAATCGCTTCGAAGCGCTGCGCAACAATTCGCTGCGTCTGGCGGGAGTGACGCCCGAGGATGGCGGCGATTACTACTGTGCGATCCTGCCGCAGAATGTGAGGCAACACACAATGCTGACGGTGGCCGCTCGGCTGTCGATCCTTTGCGACGATCGCGATGTTACGGATCGCTCGCAGACGTTCAAGCAGGGCGACCACCACAGGCTTGTCTGCCAAACGTTTCTGCCCACCAAGACGGACATCAAATGGTCTTTGAAT gGTCAACGACTGACCTCCGCTGGGGATCCGGCCAGTGGTGTCATTGTGCTGGACAACGTGGACGAAGAGGACGCCGGCGTTTATCAGTGTCTTGGTGACGACGGCAGCAACGATCCACCACATGGCATGATCAACGTTGACGTTCAGTACAGTCCCAAGGTGTCCACACACCGACACCATGTAAACACCCAGGAGGGCGGCAGTGCCGAGATCTATTGTGACTATCGTGCCAATCCCATTGCGATCAGTTTCTTCATCAAGGATGGCAAAACACTCTCGCTGTCCGATAAGTATTCCATCAAGAATTCGCTGCACAAGCAGCACAATCGCACCACGTTGATTGTGAAGAATACCGATGACAGCGATCTGGGTGAGTATCTGTGCCATGTGGAGAATTCCATTGGCTCCAACGAAGTGCGTGTTCAGCTGAGCTATGCACCTGAGACACCACAGTTTGAGAACAGCACCATCGAGGGCAACAAGGTGACGATGCATTGGTTGGTTCGTAGCTTGCAACCGCTCTCTGAAGCTGTGCTCGACTACAAGCTGTCGAAG TCTATTCACTGGAGTACCGTCTCAATGATCAAGACGCAGCATCATAACCACGACAAGGAGAGCGGCATCTGGAAGATTACCCACGAGATGGAACTGACGCCAGGACTGTGGCATGTGCGTGTCAAGACGAAGAACACCGTCGGCTGGTCGAACTTTGCACCCAATCACGATGTCATCATCAAGGATCCAGAGG ATTCGAGTGTTGAAACGCCGCCAGAGGATCTGGTGCGTGCTGGATTTGGCATCGGCGGTGGCGATAGTGAGGAAAAGAAGAATGCAGCGTGTACATTCAGCTTAGTCCCAGCTCTGATCATGAGCGCAGGCAGCATAGCTTTGTTACGACTCTAA